The segment GCACGTATTTATAGCCCTGCGAAGACAGCGATGCAGTCTGGTAGGAGAAATACTGGTTTTTGGATTTTACAATATGAGCCGCTACAGGCGAAAATGCGTGATCCTCTTATGGGATATACGGCAACATCTGATATGAATAATCAGATAAGAGTCCAATTTAATAACAAAGAAGAGGCCATTGCTTTCGCACGCAAGAATGCTATTCCCTATCGTGTAGAAAAAGCACATAGATCGATTCGGCGTGCTGTTTCTTATTCTGATAATTTTCGCAGTGATAGGCAGCAATCTTGGACGCATTGAGTGAAAGGTGCTATTATTGGGAAATGATCAGTTGGTCCCGTAGCTCAGCTGGATAGAGCAACGGCCTTCTAAGCCGTGGGTCACAGGTTCGAATCCTGTCGGGATCGCCATTCAATCTTTAACCATAAATAACTTACTGATTTTCCATATGTTTTTTTAAGGTGCGGGATACATGAATAAAGGTTAGGGAATAGGGTTTTCTAACATTCCTCCGCAACACGAACATTTTTTTGGCTTTTCTCTTCTCTAATCGTTTCTAGTATTCCTTTGAATGATTCTAAATCCTGTTGTGAAAAAACCTTTAAAAGTCTTGTAAACATGCCAACGGTTTCACGACACAAGGGATCAGACGACTTGATGGTAAAACTGCTGCGACAAGCATCCGATTCTCTCCTTAGACGGGCGGCTGCCTCTTGATTTAAAGCGTAAACCTCTATGATCTTTTCTTCCATGCCAACGGGTACAGATTTTTTGCCAATTTCTACAGATGATAAAAATGGGACAGAGATGTCTAATTTCTTAGCCATATCTAAAAGACGTTCAGAGTGATCTATGCGAAGTTTGCGTAAGGTTTTACCAAAGGGTGTAATCATCTAAAAAATCCTATGAAACAAATGAACATTCACCTTGATTCTAGCATATTTGAAAATTATTTCTCTCAATTCTTAGGAAAGATTTCTTTTCAAAGGGAAACTATTTTAAGAGAGATATGGAGGAACTAACTCTTTGAAAACCACTGTTTTAAATGGGCAAAAACATTGTCTATTGCATCCATAATCCGAGCAAAGTCAAGGATGAGTAAAAAGAGAAAAAAGGCTATCCACTTCATCAAGCGAGACATCATTTTTACATTTTGATAAGTGATGATTATTTCTTGAAGCATTTCTTTTTCTGCTTCTGTAAGCGCGGTGGTTTTTTTAGTGTTTTTTCTAGCCATGTTTCCACCCACATAAATATTCACCCTGCTTGTTATGCTTTAAGATCTCTCTTGCTAAGTTTGAACTGATGATGTTCAAATCTTGTCGCTGCAAATATATCGGCAACCAACCCACACAAGAAGAAGCAACTTTATTTGTCGCGCAACCAGTGAGAGAGATCAGTACGCACATCAGCATCACTTTTTTTATTAATTTCATTTTCTACCTCAAGCCGTGTTGTTGCAGTCTTTAAAATCTTCTCTGTTTGCTTTTGCTGTTCAGTTCTTTTGCCAAGAACAAAAGCTTTTGCTACAATCATAAAAAAAGCGGCTAAAGCCGCACCTGTTAGCATCAGATTTTTTTTCATCCATAAAATCATAATTTGTGTTCCTGAAAGCGTCTTGCGACACAGAAAAGACCGGCACAGGCGGCTAAAACCATAATGGTTGCCAATGCCCATTGGATGGGACCATTGCCCGCTAACAAGCCGCCAAGACCAGAGAAAGAACCAATGATGGGGGCAAGCGCTTCCGCTTTGAAAATCCCCATTGGCTGTTTGGTTTCTA is part of the Bartonella machadoae genome and harbors:
- a CDS encoding ETC complex I subunit produces the protein MIARIYSPAKTAMQSGRRNTGFWILQYEPLQAKMRDPLMGYTATSDMNNQIRVQFNNKEEAIAFARKNAIPYRVEKAHRSIRRAVSYSDNFRSDRQQSWTH
- a CDS encoding helix-turn-helix domain-containing protein; this translates as MITPFGKTLRKLRIDHSERLLDMAKKLDISVPFLSSVEIGKKSVPVGMEEKIIEVYALNQEAAARLRRESDACRSSFTIKSSDPLCRETVGMFTRLLKVFSQQDLESFKGILETIREEKSQKNVRVAEEC